One Aquarana catesbeiana isolate 2022-GZ linkage group LG06, ASM4218655v1, whole genome shotgun sequence genomic region harbors:
- the LOC141147378 gene encoding taste receptor type 2 member 9-like has translation MWSVLDIIRLVIIFFNLVSGLTLNAYIVTVYVWEWRKKKGFNVSDRIVLLLALIGIAHQCSFSIEGLNFYFGSYLPHERGLNIYVFVFHIFLMNENLWNTAWLSIYYYLKLVKCSHHIFLQLQRRLSSSITQLLIVSLVGVFFITLPLPWTLQLHYKNIIKDPSGINFTYPYIDMDVRYVPLYMVLGSLLPFLLIFICIGLSVRSLLSHVHQIRHNSSQFSSSPQLEGHLRAVRTMILQVCLCLALYLAVCNNLLFSISIGIIVKMMWFTILISYPSVQAAISIQGNPKLRNRPSARDTSMGSK, from the coding sequence ATGTGGTCAGTTTTAGATATAATTAGACTTGTCATCATTTTCTTCAACTTGGTGTCAGGTCTGACTCTGAATGCCTACATAGTCACTGTGTATGtttgggaatggaggaagaaaaaaggatTCAATGTGTCTGACAGAATTGTCCTCTTGTTGGCTCTCATTGGGATCGCCCACCAATGTTCTTTCTCCATCGAAGGTCTGAATTTCTACTTTGGGTCTTATTTACCACATGAAAGAGGACTTAATATTTATGtctttgtttttcacatttttctgaTGAATGAGAACCTCTGGAACACGGCTTGGCTTTCCATCTATTATTACCTGAAACTGGTCAAATGTTCCCACCACATTTTCCTTCAGTTACAGAGAAGATTGTCCTCTTCTATCACACAGCTTCTCATAGTCTCCTTGGTGGGAGTATTCTTCATAACTCTTCCACTTCCTTGGACTTTACAATTACATTACAAAAACATCATCAAAGATCCATCTGGAATTAATTTTACATATCCGTATATTGATATGGATGTCAGATACGTTCCCCTCTATATGGTGCTTggttctcttctccccttccttcTGATCTTCATCTGCATTGGGCTCAGTGTGAGGTCTCTCCTGAGTCATGTCCACCAGATCCGTCACAATTCATCTCAGTTCAGCTCATCTCCACAACTAGAGGGTCACCTCCGAGCAGTCAGGACCATGATCCTTCAGGTCTGCCTCTGCTTGGCTCTGTATCTGGCTGTCTGTAACAATCTCCTGTTCTCCATTAGCATAGGAATCATTGTTAAAATGATGTGGTTTACAATCCTTATAAGTTATCCTTCTGTTCAAGCTGCCATCTCAATCCAGGGGAACCCCAAGTTAAGAAACAGACCATCGGCTCGTGATACGTCCATGGGCAGCAAATAG